The nucleotide window GTATTGGAGCCCGGCTCGGTTTCGACGTGACAGACGGCACCCTTGTCGTAGCTGGTGTCGCAGTAGCTGCAGTTCAGATTGCAGTCCGTCAGGCGGACGAAAATCTGCCGTCTGCCGGCCAGCAGCCCCTCCCCCTGAATGGAAGAGAAGATTTCGCCGATGTGCAGCGGCTCACTCATAATAGCTGGCCGAGGCGTTGTCCGACTCCCATACGGTGACCGAATCCACGGTGATGTTGCCGTCGTTGAGACGTTCCGAGAGGCGCTGGTAGAGATAGCGGGAAATATGCTCGGAGGAGGGAGAGACCTCCTTGAAGACGGGGTTCTCGTTGAGATACTTGTGGTCGAGTTCGTTGATGATGGCACCGGCCTCGCGCTTGAGCACCTTGAAGTCGATCCCCAGACCGGCCTTGTCCAGCTCTCGGGCAGTCACGGCCACATCCACCTTCCAGTTGTGGCCGTGCAGGTTCTCGCAGTCCCCCTGATAGTTGATCAGGTTGTGGGCTGCGGCAAAGGCGGTGCGAATGGTCAGTTTATACATTGAAGACTCCTGGCGGAAGATAACGTTTTTGCAAAGACTGATTTTACACAGAAAGAAGGGCAACCACAAGAGTTGCCCTTCTTCGGGACGAAAAGCTGCTCTGACGGGATGGCTACTTCTGTGACGCCTCCAGCGCCTGATTGATGTCAGCGATGATGTCGTCCACATTCTCGAGCCCGATGGAGAGGCGGATAAAATCGGGCGACACGCCGCTGGCGAGCTGTTCCTCCTCGCTCAACTGCTGGTGCGTGGTGGAGGCGGGATGGATCACCAGCGACTTGGCATCGCCGATGTTGGCCAGGTGCGACAGGAGCTTGACGTTGTCGATGAACTTCTTGCCCGCTTCGATGCCCCCCTTGATGCCGAAGCCGATGATGGCCCCCTCCCCTTTGGGGAGGTACTTGCGCGCCTTGGCATTGTCCTTGTGGCTGGACAGTCCCGGGTAGTTGACCCAGGAGACCAGGGGATGCTTTTCGAGCGTTTCTGCCACCCGGCGGGCGTTCTCTACGTGGCGCGGCATGCGCACGTGCAGCGTTTCCAGTCCCTGCAGGAACTGGAAGGCATTGAAGGGGGAAAGGCAGGCCCCCATGTCGCGCAGGAGCGTTACCCGCATCTTGATGATGTAGGAAAGTCCCCCCAGGGCCTCATAGTAACGCAGACCGTGATAGGAGGGATCCGGCTCGGTCAGCTCCGGGAATTTGCCGCTGTTCCAGGGGAAGCGGCCGCTGTCCACCACGGCCCCGCCGATGCTGGTGCCGTGGCCGCCGATGAACTTGGTCAGGGAGTAGACCACGATGTCGGCTCCATGGTCCAGGGGACGGAACAGGACCGGCGTGGTCACGGTATTGTCGACCACAAAGGGGATGCCGGCGTCGTGGGCGATTTTTGCGATGGCTTCGAAATCGTCCACGTTGTTCTTGGGATTGCCGACCGATTCGGTGTAGACCAGCCGCGTGTTCTCGTCGATGGCGGCGCGAACGTTGTCGGGATTGGAGGTGTCCACGAACTTGACCGTGATGCCCAGCTTGGGCAGGGTGTAGTGGAACAGGTTATAGGTACCGCCGTACAGGTAGTTGGTGGAAACGATATTCTGGCCGGCCTGGGCGATATTGAGCACCGCGTTGGTGATGGCGGCCTGGCCCGAGGCGAGACACAGGGCGCCGATGCCGCCGTCCAGGGCTGCCAGACGCTGCTCGAGCACGTCCGTGGTCGGGTTCATCAGGCGGGTGTAGATATTGCCGAACTCCTTGAGCCCGAACAGGTTGGCGGCATGCTCGGAACTCTTGAACACATAGGAACTGGTCTGGTAGATCGGAACCGCACGGGAAAGGGTGGCGGAATCGGGAGATTGTCCGGCGTGCAGCAGAAGCGTCTCGATCGAAGGCTGTTTGGGTTCCATGATGTCTCCTTAAAAAGGGATAAATGAGAAAGGAAAGTACCGTGTAGCACAGGTCAAGTCAAGCATTCCTTACCAAATCGATTGGCAATATCCATTAGCCAGTAAAATGTGAAAAAACACGGTGACACCGGCGGGTTACGGCTCAAATGGTGATCGTCGATCCCGGCTGCATACGCTCTTCCGGCGGCGAGGTTATCGACGAGACCAGCAGGTAGAAAAAGAGCGCCACCACGCATACGATCACCAGCAGAAGCGGTGTTATGCGTACGCCGGCATCGCGGTGACCCGGGGAGAGCACCAGCCCGAAGGCGGCCAGCACCACACCGTAGCCCCCCACGGCAGCGGCCCAGAAGATGCCCAGGCTGTAGAAGCGCTGCTCCGCCCCCCAGGAGAGCGACAGCAGCTCGGCCAGGCCGGCGTGGTAAAAACTGGCCAGCATGATCATCAGCAACGCCGCCAGCAGGAGACGCAGGCCGTTGCGGACCGTACGCTTACGCATGAGCATTTCCTTTCGCGCAAGCCGTCAGGAGCACCATGACACGTCTCCCAAGCCCGCCCTAAGGACCTCGGGCGTATCCCGGACCAGGCTGACCACCGAACTGACATCCGTGGAGAGCAGGCCGCCGTCGACGATGATATCGAGCTGGTGCCCGAACACATCTTCGATGGACCGGGGATCGCCGCACGGTTCCTCGCCCGACAGGTTGGCGCTGGTGGTCACGATCGGATTGCCCAGCAACTGGACGATTTCGATGCAGATGCGGTTGTCGGGAATGCGGATACCGACCGTTTTCTGGCGGGTCACCAGCAGGTCCGGCACATCCCGCGTGGCATCGAGCACAAAGGTATATGGCCCGGGAAGGTAGCGCTTCAGGATCTTGTAGGCCATGTTGCTGACCCTGCAATAACGGGCTATTTCCGAGATATTGGGGCAGATGAAGGAAAAGGGCTTTTTGTGCTCGCGCCGCTTCATCTGGTATATCCGCTCAATGCCTTTCTTGTTGAAAATCGAGCACCCGATGCCGTAGGTGGTGTCGGTGGGATAGGCGATGATGCCCCCCTGCCGCAGGCATTCGACGACGCGGGCGATGTAGCGGGGCTGAGGATGTTCGGGATGAATCTCTAACAGCATCTGAAATTAACTTTCCCTGGCGGCTTTTCCATGGTGAGCATACTCATATACCTGTGTTGTTCCTTATTTTCAAACACAATTCGCATGTTTCCCTCCCCTGCGGGCGGCTTTACAAATCAGTGCCGGGGGGTATACTGGGATTGGCATGGATCGGCGCCGGCATTTTCGCGGGATTTCCCGCCCCATCCGTCTGGCCGCCAGCACTTCCGCATCTCTTTCACCAGTTCGTATGCACGCGCTGTCTCCGTTCGTGACGGTTTTCCGCCTTCACGTGCACAACTCTTATTATATACGACTGTTTCCACACTGCACCATACGCCGCGCCATACCGCACCATGGCACACGTCTCAGACAAGCGGGGGAACCGATATGCACATGCCATCGCGGCCAAGCAGGAGAGTTGCCTGCCAGACACGCTGCATCCTGGACCACGAGGGAGTCGTATATTCCGGAGTGATCGAAAACGTCTCCCTGAGCGGCACCCTGGTCAAGCTGCAGGATCTGCCCCCCGGCATCAGGCCGGGTGACACCTGCGGATTACTGGTGTGCGATAACCCGGATGTTCCGCATCTCATGCACAGTTGCCGGGTAATCAGGCTCGACCTCCCCCACATCGGCCTGGAGCTGCTGGAACTGGGCTGCTGATTTCGTCGCCGGCCGTTGCCGGCTCACTCCCTGCCGATCTCCGCGCAATCGCGCCCGTTCCTGCACGCCTGCCCCAATTCTCCCCGATGTAATCCGCATCACATCAGAATCGCTCCGACCGGTGCATACTACCAGCAACGACACCCGCTCCATCGCAATCAACGACTGCACGAGGTATCAATGAAAAAATCAAGACCAGTCCGTCCGCTCAAAGCATGGGCCATTATCGTTTCCGTCATACTGCTGCTGTGCGGTGCATACGCCTGGCGCCAACACCAGGCCGATCAGCGCAGCCGTATCAGTTACACGGCCTTTATCGACCGGGTCAATGCCGGTGAAATCAAATCTGTCAGGACCGAAGGGGACGAAATCATCGCCCTGGCTGCATCAGGGGTGAAATACAAGCTGTATCGCCCTGCCGATGCCGAACTCTCCCAACTGTTACTGGCAAAACACATAGAATTTTCGGCCAATGCCCCGGCCGCACGTTCCTTGTGGATCGAGCTCTGTTTTCTGCTGGTGCTGCTGGTTCCGCTTTTCTTCGTCTTCAAGCGCCTGGCGGTATTCGGCCGCAGCTCGGCCCGGCTCACCGACGGGTCGCGTTCCACCACGCTTTTCACCGATGTGGCCGGCGCCGACGAAGCCAAGATCGACCTGCAGGAAACGGTCGAATTCCTGAAGGACCCGCAGAAGTTCGCCAAACTGGGGGGCAAGATGCCGACCGGGGTGCTGCTGGTCGGTCCCCCGGGAACCGGCAAGACCCTGCTGGCGCGCGCCGTTGCCGGAGAGGCCGGTGTGCCGTTCTATGCCATGTCCGGCTCCGAATTCGTCGAGATGTACGTGGGGGTGGGCGCGTCCCGCGTCAGGGACCTGTTTGCCCGTGCAAAAAAAGTGGCCCCCTGCATCATCTTCATCGATGAGCTGGATGCTGTGGGACGGCGGCGCGATGCCGGCGGCAACGGAGCCAGCGACGAGCGGGACCAGACCCTGAACCAGCTGCTGGTGGAGATGGACGGCTTTACCGTCAATTCCGGAATCGTCATCATCGCCGCCACCAACCGTCCCGAGGTCCTGGACCCGGCCCTGCTCCGCCCGGGACGCTTCGACCGTCAGGTCATGGTGGGCAATCCGGACATCCGCGGGCGGGAGGAAATCCTCAAGGTACACACCCGTTCCATCCCCCTGGCAGCGGAGGTGGATCTGCTGGTGATCGCCCGGGGAACGCCCGGCTTTTCCGGGGCGGATCTGGCCAATGTCGTCAATGAAGCCGCCATTCTGGCAGCCAGGCAGGACAAGTCCGTTCTGGAGATGGTCGACTTCGACATGGCGCGTGACAAGATATTGATGGGAGCCGAAAAGAAATCAATGGTGCTGTCCGAGAAGTCTAAGCTGAGCACCGCCTATCACGAGGCGGGGCATGTGATGGTGGCCAAGCTGGTTCCTGGATGCGACCCGGTCCACAAGGTCTCGATCATTCCACGGGGACGCGCCCTGGGGGTCACGGTGCAGATCCCGGAAGAAGACATCCATTGCTATACCAGAGACATGCTGATCGGTCACATCAAGATGCTGATGGGGGGACGTGCGGCAGAAGAACTGGTTTTCAGCACAACCACCACCGGGGCGGGCAACGACCTGGCCCGGGCCACCGACATGGCCCGCAGGATGGTCTGCGAGTGGGGCATGTCGGAAGCCTTTGGCCCGGTCGCTTTCGGGCACCGGGAATCCACGCCCCAGAGCGACGGTAGCACCCCGGGGAACACGTTCAGCGACACAACCGCCCTGGAAATCGACTCCCAGATCCGGTCGATCGTAACCACGGCCTACAACGAGGTCCGGGACCTCTTGCAGACCAACCGTACGGCGCTCGACCTGCTCTCTACAGAACTGGTGGCCCATGAAACCCTGGGCAGCCGCGAAATAGACGCCATCCTGACAACGGTGTCGGCACAGGACCGCTCTGCGGAGGGATACGCGGCCGCGGCCTGACATCGCCCGTCACGAAGCCGGGATATCAGTGGGATTGCAGCATGGCCACGCCCAATTTCGGCATCAACTGCATCAGGGAGGTGGGCGTCGGGGTCGGTAGCGGGGTGAAGGTCGGCACCGGCGAAGAAATCGAGATCGGTGTCGGCGTCGGAAATGGCGTGAAAGTCGCAATCGGCGTTGCCAACGGGGTAAAGGTCGGCACCGGAGAAGAAATCGTGAGCGGGGTCGGCAGCGGCGTAAAGGTCGGTCCCGGTGAAGAAACCGTAAAGGGGGTCGGCGTCGGGAAGGGGGTGAAGGTCGGCACCGGAGTGACTGCCGAGGTCGGGAACGGCGTCACCAGCGGTGTCGGCGTCGGGGTAGCTGACGCAAGCGGCGTCAAGGTGGGCAGCGGCGTTGAAACGATCGGCCCGGTACCGCCACCCTCGTTTTGACTGGAGCCACACCCGCTGATCAGGACCAGCAGGACCAGGAGGAACCTTTTCACCATACTGCACCCCCTGCAACCATGATCGGGCAGTACCTGAACGGCCATACTCCCATTTCTCCCTCCCCGCTGTGCGGGCGGATCGGACTACTAAAAGCGTACAACGGATCGGGTTGCAGTCAACCGGACACGGGAAAGCCCGGGCACAGGCGGCCTCTCCCTTCCAGCGGACCGGCAGGCGTTGATTCTCCACGATTGGAGGCTATACTGTAAAGGTAGCCGAGAGCTCATTTCGACCGACGAAAGGAGAAGGATCAATGAAGCCGAGATATGCCATGGCTGCCATCATGGCAGCCTCCGCACTGCTGATGTCCGGTCTGCCAGTCCACGCTGCCGATTCGGATGCCAAGAAGGATCAGACAATGGGACAGGAGTTCGATGACGCCACCATCACGACCAAAGTGAAAATGGAGCTGATGGGCAACCGCTCGACCAGTGCCATGCACACCGATGTAACCACCAACGGCGGCGTGGTGACTCTGACCGGCAAGGCCCGCAGCCAGGCGGAAAAGGATCTGGCTACCGCTGTTGCCAAAAACGTGAAAGGGGTCGCCAGCGTCAACAACCAGATGATCATCGACACGACAAAATAGGGCACAACAGGATAAGGGACAAGGGGCTGCGGGCTATCGGACGCAGCCTTTTTCTTTGGGGCGGGAAGCCGGTTGCAGCGTGGATGGTCTCGCCCCCCGGCTTGACAGCACCTGCTTATGGTTCAGAATTTAAGCAGGCGGTGCGCAAGCACCGGCATAGTCAGGAGAGCAGGGCTCGGGAAGGAGATTCCGATGACGGAAAAAGGACTGCTGGTCACAATACAGGCACAGTCGGGAAAGGACGACCAGGTCGAGCAGTTTCTCCATACCGCCGGAGGGATGGTGCGCCAGGAACCTGCCACAACCGCCTGGTTTGCAATCCGCTTCGGCCATTCAGAATACGGCATTTTCGATGCCTTCGAGGATGAAGCGGGCCGCGAGGCCCATCTGACGGGAATCGTGGCCAAGGCCCTCCGGGAGATGACTCCTGCGCTGTTTACCAGGGCGCCGGAAATCAGAAAGCTGGAGGTGCTGGCGGACAAGCTTCCGCTCATGCCGACGATCGAAC belongs to Geobacter sp. SVR and includes:
- a CDS encoding PilZ domain-containing protein, encoding MHMPSRPSRRVACQTRCILDHEGVVYSGVIENVSLSGTLVKLQDLPPGIRPGDTCGLLVCDNPDVPHLMHSCRVIRLDLPHIGLELLELGC
- a CDS encoding O-acetylhomoserine aminocarboxypropyltransferase/cysteine synthase family protein, producing MEPKQPSIETLLLHAGQSPDSATLSRAVPIYQTSSYVFKSSEHAANLFGLKEFGNIYTRLMNPTTDVLEQRLAALDGGIGALCLASGQAAITNAVLNIAQAGQNIVSTNYLYGGTYNLFHYTLPKLGITVKFVDTSNPDNVRAAIDENTRLVYTESVGNPKNNVDDFEAIAKIAHDAGIPFVVDNTVTTPVLFRPLDHGADIVVYSLTKFIGGHGTSIGGAVVDSGRFPWNSGKFPELTEPDPSYHGLRYYEALGGLSYIIKMRVTLLRDMGACLSPFNAFQFLQGLETLHVRMPRHVENARRVAETLEKHPLVSWVNYPGLSSHKDNAKARKYLPKGEGAIIGFGIKGGIEAGKKFIDNVKLLSHLANIGDAKSLVIHPASTTHQQLSEEEQLASGVSPDFIRLSIGLENVDDIIADINQALEASQK
- a CDS encoding BON domain-containing protein → MKPRYAMAAIMAASALLMSGLPVHAADSDAKKDQTMGQEFDDATITTKVKMELMGNRSTSAMHTDVTTNGGVVTLTGKARSQAEKDLATAVAKNVKGVASVNNQMIIDTTK
- the queD gene encoding 6-carboxytetrahydropterin synthase QueD yields the protein MYKLTIRTAFAAAHNLINYQGDCENLHGHNWKVDVAVTARELDKAGLGIDFKVLKREAGAIINELDHKYLNENPVFKEVSPSSEHISRYLYQRLSERLNDGNITVDSVTVWESDNASASYYE
- the ftsH gene encoding ATP-dependent zinc metalloprotease FtsH; this encodes MKKSRPVRPLKAWAIIVSVILLLCGAYAWRQHQADQRSRISYTAFIDRVNAGEIKSVRTEGDEIIALAASGVKYKLYRPADAELSQLLLAKHIEFSANAPAARSLWIELCFLLVLLVPLFFVFKRLAVFGRSSARLTDGSRSTTLFTDVAGADEAKIDLQETVEFLKDPQKFAKLGGKMPTGVLLVGPPGTGKTLLARAVAGEAGVPFYAMSGSEFVEMYVGVGASRVRDLFARAKKVAPCIIFIDELDAVGRRRDAGGNGASDERDQTLNQLLVEMDGFTVNSGIVIIAATNRPEVLDPALLRPGRFDRQVMVGNPDIRGREEILKVHTRSIPLAAEVDLLVIARGTPGFSGADLANVVNEAAILAARQDKSVLEMVDFDMARDKILMGAEKKSMVLSEKSKLSTAYHEAGHVMVAKLVPGCDPVHKVSIIPRGRALGVTVQIPEEDIHCYTRDMLIGHIKMLMGGRAAEELVFSTTTTGAGNDLARATDMARRMVCEWGMSEAFGPVAFGHRESTPQSDGSTPGNTFSDTTALEIDSQIRSIVTTAYNEVRDLLQTNRTALDLLSTELVAHETLGSREIDAILTTVSAQDRSAEGYAAAA
- a CDS encoding L-threonylcarbamoyladenylate synthase; this translates as MLLEIHPEHPQPRYIARVVECLRQGGIIAYPTDTTYGIGCSIFNKKGIERIYQMKRREHKKPFSFICPNISEIARYCRVSNMAYKILKRYLPGPYTFVLDATRDVPDLLVTRQKTVGIRIPDNRICIEIVQLLGNPIVTTSANLSGEEPCGDPRSIEDVFGHQLDIIVDGGLLSTDVSSVVSLVRDTPEVLRAGLGDVSWCS